In the Burkholderia multivorans ATCC BAA-247 genome, GGCCCGCCGTCGCGCGCGCCGCTCGTCTGATCGATGTTGACGAGCGCGCCGCCGTCCGCGAGATAGTCGAGTTCGGCACGGTTGATCTGCGGATGGTCCTTCGGATCGTAGACGGTGCGCCGCCAGACCGCGACGAACGCGAAGCCGAGCACGCCCATCACCGCGAATACCGATTGCCAGCCGAACGCGTGCACGAGCCAGCCCATCAGCGGCGCGAACACGACGGTCGCCGCATACTGCGCGGCATTGAAGATGGCCGACGCGGTGCCGCGCTCGGCGGCCGGAAACCACGCGGACACGATCCGGCTGTTGGCGGGAAACGACGGTGCTTCCGCTGCGCCGACGAGAAAGCGCAGCCCGAACAGCAGCGCGAACGCGGCCGCGCCGCCGAAGAAGCCGATCGCGCCTTGCAGCAGCGTGAACAGCGACCAGAAGAAGATGCTGAACGCGTAGACGATGCGCGAGCCGTAGCGGTCGAGCAGCCAGCCGCCGGGCAGCTGCGCGACTACGTACGACCAGCCGAACGCGGAGAAGATGAAGCCGATCTGCACGTGGTTCAGATGCAGGGCGCGCGCGAGGCTCGGGCCGGCGATCGAGATCGCCGCGCGATCCGCGTAGTTGATCGTCGTGACCGCGAACAGCACGGTCAGCACGAGCCAGCGCACGCGTGTGCGCCGGGCCGTTGCCGACGCGGACGCCGGCAGCGCGTGAAGCGGATTCATGCTGTCTCCTCCGAGGCGGAAGGCGGGCCGTCCTGCGGCCGGCGCGTCGGTGTGCGCGCGATCTGTCGTGTCGCGACGCCCGGGCCGGGCGAGCGGGCGGGCGTCCGGGTCATTCTGTCACGGCGACATTTGCACATTCATGCCAATTGCTGACTTGATCGATTCAGCAATTGAATCGTTCGCGACGACGGCGACCGGCGCGAACGATTTTTATCCGGGTGATATTGACATCCGATTTATACCCGGATAAAAATGTCGCTACTCCGATTTTGCATCCAAGGCGACCGCGATGACTGCGACTTCGTTTCTCCCTTCCTATACCGCGTTCGACGGCCATCGCCGCATCGCGTCGGGCCCGCTCGCGACGGTGGCGGTCGCGGTCAAGCGCATCGCCGGCGACGGCATGGCCGGCACGGTCCTGATCTTCGACGATGCGACGGGGCGCTCGATCGACCTCGACCTGCGCGGCACGGCCGACGAAGTGCGCGCGCGTCATGCGCCGCCGGCGCGCGATGCCGCGCACGACGCAGGCATCGCCCGCGATCCTGTCGGCGCGGCCGAACAACGCGGCCGCGGCCGGCCGAAGCTCGGCGTCGTATCGCGCGAGGTCACGCTGCTGCCGCGCCATTGGGACTGGCTCGCCGCGCAGCCGGGCGGTGCATCGGTCGCGCTGCGCAAGCTCGTCGAAGACGCGCGCCGCACGCATGCGGCCGCCGACCGGCGGCGCGACGCGCAGGCGCGCGCCTATCACTTCATGTCGGCGCTGGCCGGCGATCTGCCCGGTTTCGAGGAAGCGGCGCGCATGCTGTATGCGAACGATCTCGCGCGGATGGCCGAACTGATCGCCGGCTGGCCGGAGGATGTGCGCGACCACGCGCTCGCGCTGGCGCGCGGCGAGCTGCCGCCGTCGACGGAAACGTGCTGAGCGCGCGCGCCGTGCATCACCGCGCGCGCAACGCATCGACGATGTTCAGCCGCGCGGCGCGCAGCGCCGGCAGGAAGCCGCCGACGAGCCCCATCACGAGCGAGAACAGCAGCGTCTTGACGACGATCGCCGGCGTCAGCACGAAGCGGAACGACAGGTCCGAGAAGGTCTGGAAGTTGGTCGTCGAGAACGAGGCGAACTGCATCAGCGACGCGCAGGCGAGCCCCGCGACGCCGCCGACGAAGCCGAGCAGCAGCGCTTCGAGCAGGAACGCCGCGAGCACGTTCGCGCGCTTGAAGCCGAGCGCGCGCAGCGTGCCGATCTCGGCGGTGCGGTTCGCGACCGACGCATACATCGTGATCGTCGCGCCGATCATCGCGGCGATCGAGAAGATCGTCGACAGCGTGATTCCGAGGATGTTGATGAAGGTCGACAGCGCCTTCGACTGATCGCCGTAGAACGTCTGCTCGCGCTTGGCTTCGTCGGTCAGCCGCGGATCGACGTCGATGTCGGCCTTGAAGCGCGCGAAGCCGTCGGCGCTCGGAATGCGCAGCACCATCGACGAATAGCTGGTGCGCCGGAACGACTGCATCAACTGATCGACGTCGCCCCAGATTTCCGAATCGAAGCCGCTGCCGCCCGCGTCGAACGCGCCGACGATGGTCCAGTCGCGCTGCGCGAAATGCAGGCGGTCGCCGAGCTGCGTGTCGCTGAAGCCTTTCGCGACCGCGCTGCCGACGATGATTTCCGACGAGCCCGGCGCGAACATGCGGCCCGCCTTGAGTTGCACGCGCGGGCGCAGCGCGAGCCCGGCCGGCGACACGCCGCGGATCACGACGTTCGACGGCTTGCCGGTCGACGTCTTTACGAGCGAGATCAGCACGACGGCTTCCTTCGACACGAGCGGCCGGCCGTCGGCGCCGAGCGCGACGGCCGGATGCATCTCGAGCGCGTTCGCCTGCTGATGATCGATCGCGCTCTGGATTTCGGTCTCCGCGCCCTTGCGGATCACGACGACGTTGTCGGGCTCGCCGGTCGACACGAGCGTCTGCGTGAGCCCGGCGTCGAGCATCAGCACGGTCGCGAACACGAAGATCACGAGCGCCATCCCGCCGGCGGTCAGCGCGGTGGTGAGGCGGCGCGCCCACAGGTTGCGCGCGATGTAGGTGAGCGGGATCGCCATGCCGCGCCCGTCAGCCGATCGCCCGCAGGCCTTCGACGACGCGCACGCGCGCGGCCTGCCAGGCGGGCACCAGCGCGGCCGCCACGCCGACCGCGACCGAGCAGGCGGCCTGGAGCGCGAGCGTGCGCGCGGACACGTGGAACACCGGGAAGATCCCGCCGGCCGCCTGCTTGAACAGGCTCGCGGCCGGCGGCGTCGCGAGCATGCCGAGGCTGCCGCCGATTGCCGCGATCACGGCCGATTCGCCGAACACGAGCAGCGCGAGGAAGCCGGGCCCGAAGCCGAGCGCCTTCAGCGTTGCGTATTCGGCCGTGCGCTCGCGCGCGCTCATCGCCATCGCGTTCGCCATCACGGCCATGATGATCAGGATCACGACGTAGGACACCAGCCGGATCGCCGCGATGATCTGGTTCGACATCGCGACGAAGCCGAGCTGGAACGCCTGCTCGGTTTCGGTCAGCGTTTCGGCGAGCGAGTTGCGGAACGTCGCGTCGACGTTGCGCGCGATCGCCGCGCCGTCGTCCGGGTTCGCGACGCCGAGCACGAACACGCCGACCTGATCGGCCTGCTTCGGCGTGCGCTGGCGGACCGTTTCATTGAGATAGTCCCAGTGGAACACCAATTGCCGCGTGATCGTCGATTCGTCGCGCCCGTCGAGGATGCCGCGCACGACGAAATCCCACGTGCCCGGATAGATCGTGCCCTTCAGCGGGATCACGTCGCCGACCTTGAAGCCGAACTGCGTCGCGAGCTGCCGCCCGACGAGACAGCCGCGGCGGTCGCGCGCATAGTCGGCGCGCTGCTGCGCCGGCACGATGAACTCGGGATACAGATCGAGATAGTTGTCCGACACCGCGAAGCTGGCGAAGAAATTCTTCGGATCGCGGTAGATGCCGCCGAACCAGTTCGAGCGGACGATCGCCGTCACGCCGTCGACACCGCGGATCCGGTTCTCGTAGCTGACCGGCAGCGGAAACACGAGCGAGATCGCGTTGCGCGTGACGAGCCGGCCGCTCGACGCGGCGGCCGCGCCCGCGTACCACGCGTCGACGACCGTATGCAGCAGCCCGAATGCGAGCACCGCGATGGTCAGGCCGAGCACGGTCAGCAGCGTGCGCAGCCGGTGCCGCAACGCGTTGCGCGCGATCAGCTTCAGCACGAACATCGCGCGCGCCGGGGCGAACGGTCAGCGGGCATGCCCATCGATCAGCTCCCCTTTTTCGAGATGCACGAGCGATTTCGCGGCCGCGGCCGCATGCGCGTCGTGCGTGACCATGATGATCGTCTTGCCGAGTTCGGCGTTCAGCCGCTGCAGCATCGCGAGCACGTCGGTGGCCGAGGCGCGGTCAAGATCGCCGGTCGGCTCGTCGGCGACGATCAGCGCGGGATCGGTGATCAGCGCGCGCGCGATCGCGACGCGCTGCTGCTGGCCGCCCGACAGCTCGGACGGATAGTGCGCGGTCCGCTCGCCGAGATTCACCATGTCGAGCACGAGTTCGACGCGCTCGCGCCGTTCGCGGCGCGACAGCGGCGTCAGCATCAGCGGCAGCTCGACGTTCTCGAACGCGGTCAGCACCGGCATCAGGTTGTAGAACTGGAAGATGAAGCCGACGTTCGCCGCGCGCCATTCGGCGAGCTGCGCTTCCGCGAGCTGCGTGATGTCGAGCCCGCCGACGCGCAGTTCGCCGGCATCCGGCCGGTCGATGCCGGCCACGAGATTGAGCAGCGTGCTCTTGCCGGAGCCGGACGGTCCCATCAGCGCGACGAAGTCGCCTTCGCCGATGTCGAGCGTGATGTCGGTCAGCACGGGCACGATCTGGCTGCCGCGCCGGTACGACTTCGCGACGTGGCGGATCTCGACGAGGGGCGGCGGTGCGGCGCTCACGCTACTTCTTCGCGACGGTCACTTTCGCGCCGTCCTTCAGCGCCGCGCCGGGCGCGAGCACGACCGTGTCGCCGGGCTTCACGCCGCGCACCGCGACCAGCTCGCCGATGCGCGCGCCGCGCGCGACGGGCACCGCGTGCACGGTGTCGTCCTGCAGCGCGAACACGACCGGCCGGCCGTCGCGCTCGACGACGGCGCTCGCCTGCACGGCCGTCACCGGCTGGCGGTCCTGCGCCGAGACGGGCTTCGACAGGAACGCGATCTTCGCGCTCATGTCGGGCAGCACGCGGTCGTCGCGATCGACAAAGCGCACCTTCACGAGCACGGTCGCCTTCGAGCGGTCGACGGTCGGCACGATCCGCG is a window encoding:
- a CDS encoding MFS transporter, with protein sequence MNPLHALPASASATARRTRVRWLVLTVLFAVTTINYADRAAISIAGPSLARALHLNHVQIGFIFSAFGWSYVVAQLPGGWLLDRYGSRIVYAFSIFFWSLFTLLQGAIGFFGGAAAFALLFGLRFLVGAAEAPSFPANSRIVSAWFPAAERGTASAIFNAAQYAATVVFAPLMGWLVHAFGWQSVFAVMGVLGFAFVAVWRRTVYDPKDHPQINRAELDYLADGGALVNIDQTSGARDGGPSLRHVKALLKSRMLIGVYVAQYCINALTYFFITWFPVYLVQARGMSILNAGLVASIPAVCGFLGGILGGIVSDALLRHGRSLSIARKVPIVIGMLLSMSMIVCNYTDSHVLVVLFMALSFFGKGLGALGWAVNADTAPRQIAGLSGALLNTCGNLSSITTPIAIGYIVDRSGSFNGALVYVGAHALVAVICYLFVVGEIRRVELR
- a CDS encoding DUF2239 family protein, coding for MTATSFLPSYTAFDGHRRIASGPLATVAVAVKRIAGDGMAGTVLIFDDATGRSIDLDLRGTADEVRARHAPPARDAAHDAGIARDPVGAAEQRGRGRPKLGVVSREVTLLPRHWDWLAAQPGGASVALRKLVEDARRTHAAADRRRDAQARAYHFMSALAGDLPGFEEAARMLYANDLARMAELIAGWPEDVRDHALALARGELPPSTETC
- a CDS encoding ABC transporter permease; protein product: MAIPLTYIARNLWARRLTTALTAGGMALVIFVFATVLMLDAGLTQTLVSTGEPDNVVVIRKGAETEIQSAIDHQQANALEMHPAVALGADGRPLVSKEAVVLISLVKTSTGKPSNVVIRGVSPAGLALRPRVQLKAGRMFAPGSSEIIVGSAVAKGFSDTQLGDRLHFAQRDWTIVGAFDAGGSGFDSEIWGDVDQLMQSFRRTSYSSMVLRIPSADGFARFKADIDVDPRLTDEAKREQTFYGDQSKALSTFINILGITLSTIFSIAAMIGATITMYASVANRTAEIGTLRALGFKRANVLAAFLLEALLLGFVGGVAGLACASLMQFASFSTTNFQTFSDLSFRFVLTPAIVVKTLLFSLVMGLVGGFLPALRAARLNIVDALRAR
- a CDS encoding ABC transporter permease; the protein is MFVLKLIARNALRHRLRTLLTVLGLTIAVLAFGLLHTVVDAWYAGAAAASSGRLVTRNAISLVFPLPVSYENRIRGVDGVTAIVRSNWFGGIYRDPKNFFASFAVSDNYLDLYPEFIVPAQQRADYARDRRGCLVGRQLATQFGFKVGDVIPLKGTIYPGTWDFVVRGILDGRDESTITRQLVFHWDYLNETVRQRTPKQADQVGVFVLGVANPDDGAAIARNVDATFRNSLAETLTETEQAFQLGFVAMSNQIIAAIRLVSYVVILIIMAVMANAMAMSARERTAEYATLKALGFGPGFLALLVFGESAVIAAIGGSLGMLATPPAASLFKQAAGGIFPVFHVSARTLALQAACSVAVGVAAALVPAWQAARVRVVEGLRAIG
- a CDS encoding ABC transporter ATP-binding protein — its product is MSAAPPPLVEIRHVAKSYRRGSQIVPVLTDITLDIGEGDFVALMGPSGSGKSTLLNLVAGIDRPDAGELRVGGLDITQLAEAQLAEWRAANVGFIFQFYNLMPVLTAFENVELPLMLTPLSRRERRERVELVLDMVNLGERTAHYPSELSGGQQQRVAIARALITDPALIVADEPTGDLDRASATDVLAMLQRLNAELGKTIIMVTHDAHAAAAAKSLVHLEKGELIDGHAR